The genomic DNA CGGGTGGGGTTCACGCCCACATTTTCGATCGTTAAATCCGAACCAGGAACGATCGCCGCTGCCACCATCCAGAACGCTGCTGAGCTAATGTCTCCCGGCACGATCACCGTTTGTCCATGAAGCTGAGCGGAACCCGTGACGGTGGCGCTGCACGTTTCCGGATCGACAGTAATCTCTGCGCCAAATGCCCGCAGCATCCGTTCGCTGTGGTCACGAGACAGGGCGGGTTCGGTGACGGTGGTTTTACCCTCGGTCAGTAGACCCGCCAGCAGAATACAGGATTTGACCTGGGCAGAGGCGATCGGCGACTGGTAGTGAATCGGTTTGAGTGCCTGTCCCTGAACCGCCAGCGGTGCATAGCCCCCCGATCGATGCCAGATCTGTGCCCCCATTTCCTGAAGGGGTTTAATCACGCGCAGCATCGGACGCGATCGCAGTGAAGCATCCCCCGTGACTGTAAAGAATCGTCCGGGATGGGATGCCAATAACCCCAGCATCAGCCGCATTGTGGTGCCTGAATTGCCAGAATCCAGTACGTCGGTCGGTTCCTGAAGCTGCCCCAGCCCAATTCCCTGTACTGTAACGCGATCGGTATTTAGCTCGGAGATCTTTGCCCCCATTGCCCGGAAGCAGTGTGCTGTACTGCGCGGATCTTCCCCCAGCAGCAGCCCGTGAATGATCGTTTCGCCGCTTGCCAGTGCGCCCAGCATTAGCGCCCGATGGGAAATCGATTTGTCGCCCGGAATTTGAATTTTGCCGCGCAGACAAAAGCCTCCGTTTGGTGGCGCGATCGTCAGGGAATGATGGGAATCAGTTGGGTTCAGGGTAATAGCGTCGGTTGGCATTGGGATAGACTTGGAAAAAGACGGGCGGTCAACACGCTAGTCATCCTACCGCTTTCCGGGACGCTTTGATTGCCCTCTGGATTGCCCTTTTCCCCGCTGCCGCTGCCTTTTCCTGCCTTTTCCTCCCGCTGTCTTGATTTATGCTGACTCAACATCGCCATCCGGTCTGTCTATCCCTCATGTCCTACGATCTGCCGCTGTGGTCGGTGGTGGAGGGGGAAGCCACGGTTTATCAAAAGGATGCAGAGCGGTTTCACCTGCTGATGACCGAGCCGCTGGTGCAGGGAATGGATGGCTTGGAGGAAACGGGATCGGGCGATCGGACAGGGGGACAGGAAGCGGGTCAGTTCCCGATCGCCAACCCAACGGAAGCCAACCCAACTTCTGCAACGCCTCGTCTGCTGTGGCTGGAACTCTCGCCCTACCGCGTGATTATGACCATGCAGGGAAACGGCAAATTCAGCTACCGCCACTACTGGGAACAGGGTGTTTATGGCACCAGCCGCTACTGGCTGCAAAACGATGCCGTGCTGCAAAAGCCCATCCGCCTGCGGAACTTTACGCGCAGCCTGACCCTTTCCGGTGGAGAGGTGCCGCGCCAGCTCCGGGTGGAATATGAGCTGTGGGCAAATCAGCTGGCGATCGGGCGATATGTGCTGAATTTAGACCTTCAGTAACACTGAACTTTACTCCTTGTTCCTCGTTCCGATGCTCTGCGTTGGGATGCCTGTGGGAGGCTCTGCCTCCGGGTTAGAGTTGGCGTCAGAGCCGCACCCGAGCCATATCCAGGCTGAGCCTGGACACCAGAGAGAGAGTACACCAGAGAGAGGGATGTGTGGCTTCTAACGAACTCACGGTGAGGGAGTCAGCCGATATACGGGCAGCGTGAAGTGAAAGCAGCTTCCCTGCTCCTCGTTGGAATCCACCCAGATTTGCCCATAGTGTGCCTGCACAATTCGCCGACAGAGGGCTAAGCCGATGCCGTACCCGTCCTTGCCTTCGTCCCGCTGAAGCCGAAACCGATCCTCGAAAATGTGCTTCTGATTTTCCGGCGGAATGCCAGGACCGTTATCGCAAATGCTGACCTGAACTTTCTGTGTGGTGCGGTGCAAAATTGCAACGGAGATCGCGCCCCCTTCCGGCGTGTATTTAATTGCGTTGTCAAGCAGGTTTACCACGACCTGGCGAACTCGTTCTACATCGGCGTAAACATGGGGCAGGTCAGAGGGAATGTCGGTGGAAATTTGCTGCGATTTGGTTTCAATTCGATCGCCCAGATGCTCGATCGCCTCCTGACAGAGTTGCCCCAGATCCAGCTTTTGCGGCTGCATCCGAAATTCTGAATTGCGTTCGCGGGCTGCCTGCAAGATATCGGTGATCATCCGATCGAGTGCCTTGGTCTGAGTCCGGGCGTGGCGGATGAGCTGGGCAAACAGATCGGGATTGAGCCGAAACCCGCCGTCGGATTTGGGGGTACTGCCCATTTCCAGGGTTTCCAGGGCGATCGAGACAGCCGTCAGGGGATTTCTCAGATCGTGTGCCAGCATCGCAATTAGCTGGTCTTTGAACTGGAGCTGTGCCTGAAGCTCTTCTTTCTCGCGCTGGAGCCGGAAGATCTCATCCGAAAGTTTCAGCAGCTCCGCCGATTCCTCGATCGATCGAATTTGCTCTGCTCTATTGCTGTCCTGACCATTGCTGCCCTGACCATTGCTGTCCTGAATCTCTGCGAGCCGGGAAGCTTCCAGAAAATCATCAACCGATCGCAGCCAGCGCGACCACCAATCTTCGATTTGGGCAACCAGATTGCTTCCCGCCAGGATTTGCTGGGGTTCTGGGTGAATCTTAATCAACGACGGGGTTGCTACCAGCTTAAAGTGTTCTGCCAGGTGCGGCTGTTCGCTGACATCGACGACCTGAAGCGTATAGGGTTCGCGGGAATGCTCAGCAGCCAGAGTCTTAAGGCAATTCCTCACCTGACGAATCCGCTCGCCGGAACTGGGACGCTTATCCACAAACAGCAAAAGCTGAAGCGGCGCTTCGGAACTGATTTGGGACGGCTGTGCCTTCATGCGAATTTCATACGGATAGACAGCAATTGCTTTAACGGGGTTCAGTTCGGTGGCGTTTCAGGTGTAATTTCAATTTACCGCGAAGGGTGCGTTCGTTTTATCACGCTTGGAAGCCCTAGTTCTATAAAATAGGCGATATTACTTTTTCGCCCCTGTAGCGATCGCTATCATCGAAGTTTACAATTCGGCTCTACAGAAGGCATTTCTGAGGTTGTCCCACTCGGTTTTTCCGGCACCTGTCTTTCTGAAGCTGTAAAGTATTGGAGCAGCCAGGGGAGGAGCATTGCTACCTTTATAGCGCTTGAAGTTTAGTACTTGAAGTTTCTATTGCTGTCCTGGTCTTTTCTGCTCCTGTACTTGTTATGAGTTTGCTCACCCATTCAGATTTTTGTGAGGTTTGGCAGAGATGAAAATTCTGGTACTGGCTTGGGAGTTTCCACCGCGCATTGTGGGAGGAATTTCGCGCCATGTAGCAGAGCTGTACCCGGAACTGGTCAAACTGGGGCATCAGATCCATCTGGTCACGGTGGAGTTTGGACAGGCTCCCCGCTACGAGGTGGTAGACGGCATTCATGTTCATCGTGTCACCGTGGGGGAAAGCCAGAACTTCTTCCAGTGGGTCGCCCTAATGAACGACAGCATGGGACATCATGGCGGCAAGCTGTTGCAGGAGGAAGGTCCGTTTGACCTGATCCATGCCCACGACTGGCTGGTGGCAGATTCGGCGATCGCCCTGAAGCACATCTTTAAAGTGCCCCTGGTCGTCACCATTCATGCGACAGAATACGGACGCTGGAACGGACTGCACAACGATACCCACCGCTATATCCACGGCAAGGAAGCCCATTTGATTAGCGAAGCCTGGCGAGTGGTGGTCTGCACGGAATATATGCGGCAGGAATTGT from Leptolyngbya ohadii IS1 includes the following:
- a CDS encoding histidine kinase, producing MKAQPSQISSEAPLQLLLFVDKRPSSGERIRQVRNCLKTLAAEHSREPYTLQVVDVSEQPHLAEHFKLVATPSLIKIHPEPQQILAGSNLVAQIEDWWSRWLRSVDDFLEASRLAEIQDSNGQGSNGQDSNRAEQIRSIEESAELLKLSDEIFRLQREKEELQAQLQFKDQLIAMLAHDLRNPLTAVSIALETLEMGSTPKSDGGFRLNPDLFAQLIRHARTQTKALDRMITDILQAARERNSEFRMQPQKLDLGQLCQEAIEHLGDRIETKSQQISTDIPSDLPHVYADVERVRQVVVNLLDNAIKYTPEGGAISVAILHRTTQKVQVSICDNGPGIPPENQKHIFEDRFRLQRDEGKDGYGIGLALCRRIVQAHYGQIWVDSNEEQGSCFHFTLPVYRLTPSP
- the aroA gene encoding 3-phosphoshikimate 1-carboxyvinyltransferase produces the protein MPTDAITLNPTDSHHSLTIAPPNGGFCLRGKIQIPGDKSISHRALMLGALASGETIIHGLLLGEDPRSTAHCFRAMGAKISELNTDRVTVQGIGLGQLQEPTDVLDSGNSGTTMRLMLGLLASHPGRFFTVTGDASLRSRPMLRVIKPLQEMGAQIWHRSGGYAPLAVQGQALKPIHYQSPIASAQVKSCILLAGLLTEGKTTVTEPALSRDHSERMLRAFGAEITVDPETCSATVTGSAQLHGQTVIVPGDISSAAFWMVAAAIVPGSDLTIENVGVNPTRTGILEVLQQMEADVTLENEREVAGEPVADVHVRHSQLKACTIAGDVIPRLIDEIPILAVAATCAEGTTVIKDAAELRVKESDRIAVMAAQLIQMGATVTELPDGLEITGKTPLHGAELDSHTDHRIAMSLAIAALIANGQTVIHRAEAAGISYPDFVPTLVRVSG